In 'Nostoc azollae' 0708, the following are encoded in one genomic region:
- a CDS encoding tetratricopeptide repeat protein yields the protein MTLNYSTWDDDFPPDPEEIYQDLLCAVERKSGFGLYFVQCNPVGSDRFINKIPQDIPHKKIAVLRLFEPVDKLYQQITNCIQDQQIDILLIKGLEYSLYKYEKRNFGEITEGQFINLSKVPPILNHLNQQRERFRDDFPFCFVFLLRSFSLNYLIHRAPDFFDWRSGVYELPTTPELVEEESRRLLLEGDYEKYLQLTPEEKIEKVLEIQELLTEKHQTDSNRASLLFELGNLLYSAHEYETAITFYEQELKFQPDDHYAWYNRGNALLNLGDNEEAILSYNQAIRIKPYDHYAWKNRGNALRNLGRNEEAILSYNEAIDYNSHDHYSWYELGNTLRNLGRNEEAILSYNEALKYKPSDHYVWNNRGIALRNLRHNEEAVFSYDEALKIQPDDYYAWYNRGIALRSLGRNEEAIFSYDQALKLNPYDHYAWNNRGNALDDLGRTEEAIFSYDQALKIKPDDNYGWYNKACCYALHGDIEQALENLQQAISLQPTEVLTRAKTDLDFDCIREDRRFQALMQLEI from the coding sequence ATGACACTTAATTACAGTACCTGGGATGATGATTTCCCTCCAGATCCTGAAGAAATTTATCAAGATTTACTTTGCGCCGTGGAAAGGAAATCAGGATTTGGTTTATACTTTGTACAATGTAATCCTGTGGGATCTGATCGGTTTATTAATAAAATTCCCCAGGATATTCCACATAAAAAAATTGCCGTATTACGCTTATTTGAACCAGTTGATAAATTATATCAACAAATCACTAATTGCATTCAAGACCAACAAATTGATATCTTATTAATTAAAGGTCTGGAATATTCTTTATATAAATATGAAAAAAGAAACTTTGGTGAAATCACTGAAGGTCAATTTATAAATTTAAGCAAAGTCCCGCCAATACTAAATCATCTCAACCAACAACGAGAAAGATTTAGAGATGACTTTCCATTTTGCTTCGTATTTTTATTGCGTTCATTTTCCCTTAACTATTTAATTCATCGCGCTCCTGATTTTTTTGATTGGCGATCTGGAGTATATGAATTACCAACGACACCAGAATTAGTTGAAGAAGAATCTCGTCGTCTTCTATTAGAAGGAGATTATGAAAAATATCTGCAACTTACTCCAGAAGAAAAAATTGAAAAAGTTCTAGAAATCCAAGAACTGCTTACAGAAAAACATCAAACAGATAGTAATAGAGCAAGTTTACTATTTGAACTAGGAAATCTACTTTATTCTGCACATGAGTACGAAACCGCAATTACATTCTATGAACAAGAACTAAAATTTCAACCAGATGACCATTATGCTTGGTACAATCGTGGAAATGCACTATTGAATTTAGGAGACAATGAAGAAGCAATTTTATCTTATAACCAAGCCATAAGAATTAAACCTTATGACCACTATGCTTGGAAAAATCGTGGAAATGCACTGCGGAACTTAGGACGTAATGAGGAAGCAATTTTATCTTATAATGAAGCTATAGATTATAATTCTCATGACCACTATTCTTGGTACGAACTTGGCAATACACTGCGGAACTTAGGACGTAATGAAGAAGCAATTTTATCCTATAATGAAGCTTTAAAATATAAACCTAGTGATCATTATGTTTGGAATAACCGGGGTATAGCATTGCGGAATTTAAGACACAATGAAGAGGCAGTTTTCTCTTATGACGAAGCTTTAAAAATTCAACCTGATGATTACTACGCTTGGTATAATCGTGGTATCGCACTACGAAGTTTAGGACGGAATGAAGAAGCGATTTTTTCTTATGACCAAGCCCTGAAACTCAACCCTTATGACCATTATGCTTGGAATAATCGTGGCAATGCACTTGATGATTTAGGACGTACTGAAGAAGCAATTTTTTCTTATGACCAAGCCCTAAAAATAAAACCTGATGACAATTATGGTTGGTATAATAAAGCTTGCTGTTATGCTCTTCATGGTGACATTGAGCAAGCATTAGAAAACTTGCAACAAGCAATTAGTCTCCAACCAACAGAAGTTTTAACAAGGGCAAAAACCGATCTTGATTTTGATTGTATTCGAGAAGATAGAAGATTTCAAGCTTTAATGCAATTAGAAATATAG
- a CDS encoding FHA domain-containing protein: protein MQEKYTQQILAYQSSTNCSNHLSMAAQPNENHLLIIEDDQGRKEFPLENPVYSIGRDRNCNIRLISQFVSRHHATLVRLRRMNNSNSYYYRIVDGDPKGKPSSNGLMINGRKMLAHDLKNEDEIVFGPQVRAIYYLLKNSQRSGQTDASEYDITLINPGMTEEEED from the coding sequence ATGCAGGAAAAATATACACAGCAAATTCTTGCGTATCAAAGTTCAACAAATTGTAGCAACCATCTGTCAATGGCCGCACAACCTAATGAAAACCATCTACTGATCATAGAAGACGATCAAGGACGCAAAGAATTTCCTCTGGAAAATCCCGTCTATTCTATCGGTAGAGATCGTAATTGTAATATCCGATTGATATCACAGTTTGTTTCTCGACACCATGCTACATTAGTCAGATTACGGCGCATGAATAATAGCAACAGCTATTACTACCGTATTGTTGATGGTGATCCCAAAGGCAAACCCAGTTCTAATGGTTTGATGATTAATGGACGCAAAATGCTAGCCCATGATCTAAAAAACGAAGACGAAATTGTTTTTGGACCCCAAGTACGAGCAATTTATTATTTGCTCAAAAATAGTCAACGTTCAGGACAAACAGATGCAAGTGAGTATGATATTACACTGATCAACCCTGGAATGACAGAGGAGGAAGAAGACTGA
- a CDS encoding heavy metal translocating P-type ATPase, whose translation MQLLKETQLTPESTPVTEKIILDVGGMKCAGCVIAVEKQLIQHPEVKNVCVNLATEVAVVEAEVGTLDADALAKALTATGFPTQTRKANTTLAGQKSALEDSATRQQREMQAVIRQLVIAGVLLVFSGIGHFTDTIIPILNNIWFHCGLATVALLIPGRPILIDGWLGWRRGAPNMNTLVSLGTMTAYTASLIALLFPQMGWECFFDEPVMMLGFILLGRTLEKQARGRAASAFRQLLALQPQTARLIPNPDSEKLVAGANIVEIPAEQVRVGEWLQVLPGDKIPVDGEVRFGQTTVDESMLTGEAVPVIKQLGDGVAAGTINQSGAIAIQATRTGNDTTVAQIVALVEAAQTRKAPVQKLADTVSGYFTYGVLTASLFTFLFWYFFGTHIWPDITISSSIEMVNHSAHHPTSNTEYSSLLISLKLAIAVMVVACPCALGLATPTAILVGTGMGAEQGLLIKGGDVLERVHQLDTVVFDKTGTLTTGKPIVTDCLVLAESPTSEKFSPSLLQLAAAVESGTYHPLATAIHQAAKQQNLSIPHAVDFHTEPGMGVSAIVEGKTVLLGNWEWLNWHGINLSETAQEQAQKMATSGKTVINVAIDGTLAGLIAVSDTLRPDAKATVEKLRQMGLRVMLLSGDRLEAVSALAEQLGINNTNIMAGIPPAKKAEAIQSLQTGQNQSIVAMIGDGINDAPALSQADVGIALHSGTDVAMETAAIILMRDNLNDVIESILLSRATFNKIRQNLFWAFAYNTIGIPLAAGTLLPSLGFILSPSSAAALMAFSSLSVVTNSVLLRRFAH comes from the coding sequence ATGCAACTTCTCAAAGAAACTCAACTTACCCCAGAATCTACCCCAGTTACAGAAAAGATTATTTTAGATGTTGGGGGTATGAAGTGCGCTGGGTGTGTGATAGCAGTAGAAAAACAGCTAATCCAACATCCAGAAGTGAAGAACGTCTGCGTCAACCTGGCCACGGAAGTAGCTGTTGTGGAAGCTGAAGTTGGTACACTAGATGCAGATGCACTGGCAAAGGCATTAACAGCAACAGGATTTCCTACGCAAACCCGCAAGGCTAATACTACACTAGCAGGTCAAAAATCGGCTCTTGAAGATTCGGCTACAAGACAACAGCGGGAAATGCAAGCAGTAATCAGACAGTTAGTGATTGCTGGAGTATTGTTGGTGTTTTCAGGTATTGGACATTTTACTGACACCATCATCCCGATATTGAATAACATCTGGTTTCACTGTGGACTAGCAACAGTGGCGCTATTAATTCCTGGACGCCCAATTTTAATAGATGGGTGGTTAGGTTGGCGACGGGGTGCGCCAAATATGAATACTTTGGTTAGTTTGGGAACTATGACGGCTTATACTGCTAGTTTGATAGCTCTCTTGTTTCCCCAAATGGGTTGGGAATGCTTTTTTGATGAACCAGTGATGATGCTGGGTTTTATCCTGCTGGGCAGAACTTTAGAGAAACAAGCTAGAGGCCGTGCTGCATCAGCATTTAGGCAGTTACTTGCACTCCAACCCCAAACAGCGCGATTGATTCCTAACCCTGATTCAGAGAAATTAGTGGCAGGGGCTAATATTGTGGAAATACCTGCTGAACAGGTGCGGGTTGGTGAATGGTTACAGGTGCTGCCAGGAGATAAAATTCCTGTTGATGGTGAGGTGCGCTTTGGACAAACGACGGTGGATGAGTCAATGTTAACTGGGGAAGCCGTACCAGTTATTAAGCAGTTAGGAGATGGGGTGGCTGCGGGAACTATTAACCAGTCTGGTGCGATCGCAATTCAAGCGACTCGTACAGGCAATGATACCACTGTGGCGCAAATCGTAGCTTTGGTAGAAGCTGCCCAAACTCGCAAAGCACCAGTCCAAAAATTAGCAGATACGGTCTCTGGTTACTTTACCTATGGGGTTTTAACTGCTTCTTTATTCACATTTCTCTTTTGGTACTTTTTTGGTACTCACATTTGGCCAGATATCACTATCTCCAGTAGTATAGAAATGGTGAATCATTCAGCACATCACCCAACCTCAAATACAGAATACTCTTCACTATTAATTAGTTTAAAATTAGCGATCGCAGTCATGGTAGTCGCCTGTCCCTGTGCTTTAGGACTAGCAACCCCTACAGCCATTCTCGTCGGTACTGGTATGGGTGCAGAACAGGGTTTATTAATCAAAGGTGGCGACGTTTTAGAACGAGTCCACCAGCTAGATACAGTTGTTTTTGATAAAACAGGCACTCTGACGACAGGTAAGCCCATAGTTACAGACTGTTTAGTGCTTGCAGAATCACCAACTTCGGAAAAGTTTTCTCCATCACTTCTCCAACTCGCCGCAGCAGTAGAAAGCGGTACTTACCATCCCCTCGCCACAGCCATTCACCAAGCAGCAAAACAGCAAAATTTGTCCATTCCCCATGCTGTAGACTTTCATACCGAGCCAGGAATGGGCGTTTCTGCTATCGTAGAAGGCAAAACAGTTTTATTGGGTAACTGGGAATGGTTGAACTGGCATGGAATTAATCTCAGTGAAACAGCACAAGAACAAGCCCAAAAAATGGCAACATCTGGTAAAACAGTAATTAACGTTGCCATTGATGGCACTTTAGCAGGATTAATTGCTGTCAGCGATACCCTCAGACCAGACGCAAAAGCAACAGTAGAAAAATTGCGTCAGATGGGTTTACGAGTCATGCTCCTCAGCGGTGATAGATTAGAAGCAGTCAGTGCACTCGCAGAGCAACTGGGAATAAACAACACCAATATAATGGCAGGTATCCCCCCGGCAAAAAAAGCAGAAGCAATACAATCTCTTCAAACAGGGCAAAATCAATCCATCGTAGCAATGATAGGAGATGGGATTAATGACGCTCCCGCTTTATCTCAAGCAGATGTCGGGATCGCTTTACACTCTGGCACAGACGTGGCTATGGAAACAGCCGCAATCATACTTATGCGTGACAATCTGAACGATGTCATAGAATCAATTTTGCTCAGTCGTGCAACTTTCAATAAAATACGTCAAAATTTATTCTGGGCTTTTGCATATAATACAATTGGTATTCCTTTAGCAGCAGGTACTTTATTACCTAGCTTGGGTTTTATTCTAAGTCCATCCAGCGCAGCTGCACTGATGGCTTTCAGTTCACTTAGTGTTGTCACTAACTCAGTTTTATTAAGACGCTTTGCTCATTAA
- a CDS encoding TM2 domain-containing protein: MANLNPSHATKQILAAYCGIICGGFGLHKFILGYAPEGFIMLVISVVGGSLTYGFTLLIMQLVGLIEGMIYLNKNHEDFVNTYFVKKQGWF; encoded by the coding sequence ATGGCTAATCTCAACCCATCCCATGCGACTAAACAAATTTTAGCTGCTTACTGTGGCATTATTTGTGGTGGATTTGGACTACATAAGTTTATTCTCGGTTACGCACCAGAAGGTTTTATCATGTTAGTAATCTCGGTAGTTGGTGGTTCTCTCACCTACGGATTTACATTGCTAATTATGCAACTTGTAGGTTTAATTGAAGGCATGATTTACTTAAATAAAAACCATGAAGATTTTGTTAATACCTACTTTGTCAAAAAGCAGGGCTGGTTTTAG
- a CDS encoding type II CAAX endopeptidase family protein has translation MTFKRLLLIVLTLLAIMTSGLSLFGSWQKPQLQSRLELYQTNIVLQAQAWQPERSSDENFLVIRETILGDKPLESATKQYQQARESVETNLDKAEIQLAKLGQDTPPKPLPELSSQEQQQQLRKSVNELQKLRDELDLRLGILQVQQGEIDKALKTWSQVQETSEVSSELKQTAQVLSGLWSKSPQLLPNAQQLVQKNLEGWFRFTALIQLYQLQQREYILADVKAGQQAAASDAMCKLAIIATIPSLTAFIGIILLVALIIQLLLKGKESILGANADNRWSTPWDVETILQVFVLGFFLMGQLFIPVFFSLIPISRSSSNVRVQAFSVLVSYLLVALGALSVLYYSIKRYFPLPQGWFRFRFQSNWFLWGLGGYCTALPIVVIVSLINQQLWQGQGGSNPLLQLALESRDNIALGIFFFTAGIAAPFFEEFLFRGFLLPSLTRYVPVWGAIGASSLLFAAAHLSLSEILPLTALGIVLGIIYTRSRNLLAPMLLHSLWNSGTLLSLFLLGSGNS, from the coding sequence ATGACATTCAAACGGTTGCTGTTAATTGTGCTAACACTGTTAGCCATCATGACATCAGGCTTGTCTTTATTTGGTAGTTGGCAAAAACCTCAGCTCCAAAGTCGTCTGGAACTATACCAAACAAATATTGTCTTGCAAGCCCAAGCATGGCAACCAGAACGCAGCAGCGATGAGAATTTTTTGGTTATTCGGGAAACTATACTGGGTGATAAACCCCTAGAAAGTGCTACCAAGCAATATCAACAAGCGCGGGAATCTGTCGAAACCAATTTAGACAAAGCCGAAATTCAATTGGCAAAACTTGGCCAAGACACACCTCCTAAACCTCTACCAGAACTCTCTTCCCAAGAACAGCAGCAACAATTACGGAAGTCTGTTAACGAACTACAAAAATTACGGGATGAGTTGGACTTGCGTCTGGGAATTTTACAAGTACAGCAAGGTGAAATAGATAAGGCCTTAAAAACTTGGAGTCAAGTACAGGAAACCTCCGAGGTTAGTTCCGAATTAAAGCAAACCGCTCAAGTCTTAAGCGGGTTATGGAGCAAATCTCCTCAGTTGCTACCAAATGCTCAACAACTTGTTCAAAAAAATTTAGAAGGTTGGTTTCGCTTCACAGCTTTAATTCAATTGTACCAACTCCAACAACGTGAATATATATTAGCTGATGTTAAAGCTGGACAACAAGCGGCTGCTAGCGATGCTATGTGTAAATTAGCGATAATTGCCACTATTCCCAGCTTAACTGCCTTCATTGGTATCATATTGCTGGTAGCTTTGATTATTCAACTCTTACTCAAGGGAAAAGAGTCTATATTAGGTGCAAATGCTGACAACCGTTGGTCAACACCTTGGGATGTGGAAACAATTTTACAGGTTTTTGTTCTGGGATTTTTCCTCATGGGACAATTATTTATACCTGTATTCTTCAGCCTTATCCCTATTTCCCGTTCTTCCAGTAATGTACGGGTTCAGGCTTTTTCTGTATTAGTTAGTTATTTACTGGTTGCGTTGGGTGCGTTGTCAGTGTTGTATTACTCTATTAAGCGTTATTTTCCTTTGCCACAAGGCTGGTTTCGTTTCCGATTTCAAAGTAATTGGTTTTTGTGGGGACTGGGTGGTTACTGCACTGCTTTACCAATTGTGGTGATAGTGTCGTTGATTAATCAACAATTATGGCAAGGACAAGGTGGCAGTAATCCACTATTGCAACTGGCGTTGGAAAGTAGAGATAATATAGCATTAGGGATATTTTTCTTTACTGCGGGTATAGCTGCGCCATTTTTTGAAGAATTTCTATTTCGCGGTTTTTTGTTACCATCCTTGACTCGTTATGTCCCTGTTTGGGGCGCAATTGGTGCTAGTAGTTTGTTATTTGCTGCGGCTCATCTGAGCTTGTCAGAAATCCTCCCACTAACAGCATTAGGAATTGTATTAGGAATAATATACACGCGCTCGCGCAATCTTCTCGCCCCTATGCTCCTTCACAGTCTCTGGAATAGTGGCACATTACTGAGTTTATTTCTTTTAGGAAGTGGCAATAGTTAA
- a CDS encoding RNA-guided endonuclease InsQ/TnpB family protein, translating into MKAAFSIKDGDVYLAKIGIIKPIWSRELPSEPSSLTVIKDCANRYFLSFVVEVEPNLTSAKRQSIGIDLGIKTFTVMSNSGKVQSPDYSKLDRKIRKLRRKLARSQKDSKTRNKTCVKFATLHNQTADKRKDFLHKLSIKIISNNQVISLEDLNVSGMVKNRKLSRVISLQGS; encoded by the coding sequence ATTAAGGCAGCATTTTCTATTAAAGATGGAGATGTTTACCTTGCTAAAATTGGGATCATCAAACCCATTTGGTCTAGGGAGTTACCATCAGAACCTAGTTCATTAACAGTAATTAAAGATTGTGCTAACCGTTACTTCTTGAGTTTTGTTGTAGAAGTTGAGCCAAATCTAACCAGTGCCAAACGCCAAAGCATTGGTATTGACTTGGGAATTAAAACTTTTACTGTCATGAGCAATAGTGGAAAAGTTCAAAGTCCTGACTACTCAAAGTTAGACCGGAAAATTCGCAAGTTACGGCGAAAATTAGCACGGTCTCAGAAAGACTCAAAGACAAGAAATAAAACTTGCGTCAAGTTTGCTACACTACACAACCAAACTGCTGATAAGAGAAAAGACTTTCTACACAAACTATCAATAAAGATAATTAGCAATAACCAAGTAATTTCGCTAGAAGATTTGAACGTATCGGGAATGGTGAAAAATCGTAAACTATCTAGGGTAATCAGTTTGCAAGGATCGTGA
- a CDS encoding transposase family protein, which yields MSDISLFREKQEKSHNNQMFEGDKVYQGGKNISTPYKKPRKGELTSEQTAGNKEFPSKSIFVKQVIRLVKIFRVPQQTFPQFTHK from the coding sequence GTGAGTGATATTAGCTTATTTCGAGAGAAACAAGAAAAGTCCCATAACAACCAAATGTTTGAAGGAGATAAAGTATATCAAGGAGGAAAGAATATTAGCACACCTTATAAGAAACCACGTAAAGGAGAATTAACCTCAGAACAAACGGCAGGAAACAAAGAGTTTCCCAGCAAGAGTATTTTTGTGAAACAGGTCATTAGACTTGTAAAAATATTCCGGGTACCTCAACAAACATTTCCCCAATTTACTCACAAGTAA
- a CDS encoding transposase family protein: MESKKIGINQKGGGGKGKLEIKQQVCLCLCYWREMPIFEVLDFHFGIWKTEAKDTFHYWLEILRNVLPASLLE, translated from the coding sequence ATAGAAAGTAAAAAGATAGGTATAAATCAGAAAGGAGGAGGGGGGAAAGGGAAACTAGAGATAAAACAACAGGTATGTCTATGCTTGTGCTATTGGAGGGAAATGCCAATATTTGAGGTTTTAGATTTCCATTTCGGTATATGGAAAACGGAAGCAAAGGACACATTTCATTACTGGCTAGAGATATTACGAAATGTTTTGCCTGCTAGTCTGCTTGAATAG
- a CDS encoding type IIL restriction-modification enzyme MmeI: MFAEDIQLLNGEVSTTALRSRWISNPNKFQSETESLWKTMNTRGNFGFDAILPFNGSLFADVIVFSSGKAQLEVLLAAAEKDWSPIEPAIFGTLLERALDSIERSELVPDYTPRAYVERLVRPVVLETLRQD, encoded by the coding sequence ATGTTTGCAGAAGATATACAATTACTCAACGGCGAAGTTTCTACTACAGCATTAAGATCCAGATGGATATCGAACCCTAACAAGTTTCAATCAGAAACTGAAAGTTTATGGAAAACCATGAACACTAGGGGTAATTTTGGGTTTGATGCTATCTTACCATTTAATGGTAGCTTATTTGCAGATGTGATAGTCTTTAGTTCAGGAAAAGCACAATTAGAAGTTTTACTCGCAGCAGCAGAAAAGGATTGGAGTCCAATTGAACCCGCTATTTTTGGTACCTTATTAGAAAGGGCTTTAGATAGTATAGAACGTAGTGAATTAGTCCCAGATTATACCCCGCGTGCCTATGTTGAAAGGTTAGTGCGTCCGGTGGTTTTAGAAACTTTGCGTCAAGATTAG
- a CDS encoding type IIL restriction-modification enzyme MmeI, which yields MNLCKEYLTGQTAKYRVSIISIYDVIPDNKLIAIALEDAYSLGILSSGIHVIWALAAGGRLEDRPVYVKTTCFAPFLFPDATPEQKQTIRELGGKLDAHRKQSQNQHPEITITGIYNLLEKLPA from the coding sequence ATGAATTTATGCAAAGAGTACCTTACTGGTCAAACAGCTAAATACCGTGTCTCTATAATTTCAATTTATGATGTTATACCTGATAATAAACTAATTGCTATAGCTCTGGAAGATGCTTACTCTTTAGGTATTTTATCCAGTGGAATTCATGTTATATGGGCATTAGCAGCAGGTGGAAGATTAGAAGATAGACCCGTTTATGTAAAAACTACCTGCTTCGCTCCTTTCCTGTTCCCAGATGCGACACCAGAACAAAAACAGACAATCAGAGAATTAGGAGGAAAACTAGATGCACATCGTAAACAATCCCAAAACCAACATCCCGAAATTACCATCACTGGAATATATAATCTGTTAGAAAAACTCCCCGCTTGA